One segment of Marvinbryantia formatexigens DSM 14469 DNA contains the following:
- a CDS encoding aminomethyltransferase family protein gives MLLISTDESCRHQHEVIRNTVGVYYFTHRLIEVTGADALVLLERLYPCRISKLDITKGKYTMLLTEEGIPQDDCVITRQGETTYWISTLHVPRIMREMENASDGLDAKWEEITKKIDMYAVQGPRAEEMVEQLLEVNPHGQKRFQMVENRLGDIQIKAAKGGYTGEKGYEIYCDVKDTEAVKQMLCAEVGKYGGEFVDEFDVIAYTLATEAGLYLVTDFDDATPFETGMDWMIDWTKEEFLGRDAVLAAKDQPMKKKLVGITVDDPNVKVHGGPYGAVVSKNGKEIGRVTKFTYGFTVGKWVGMALINAGSAETGEHVTLDWDVDAVVTERKFI, from the coding sequence ATGTTATTAATCAGTACAGACGAAAGCTGCAGACATCAGCATGAGGTCATCCGGAATACAGTGGGCGTATATTATTTCACGCACCGTCTGATTGAGGTGACCGGTGCGGATGCGCTTGTTCTCCTGGAGCGGCTTTATCCGTGCAGGATTTCCAAACTGGATATCACAAAAGGAAAATATACGATGCTGCTGACGGAGGAGGGCATCCCCCAGGATGACTGCGTCATCACAAGACAGGGTGAAACTACCTACTGGATTTCCACACTTCATGTGCCGCGTATTATGCGTGAGATGGAAAATGCATCCGACGGTCTTGATGCAAAGTGGGAGGAAATCACGAAAAAAATTGATATGTATGCCGTGCAGGGACCGCGTGCGGAGGAAATGGTAGAACAGCTTCTTGAGGTGAATCCGCATGGACAGAAGCGTTTCCAGATGGTGGAAAACCGTCTCGGCGATATTCAGATAAAGGCGGCAAAGGGCGGCTACACCGGCGAAAAGGGCTATGAGATTTACTGTGACGTAAAGGATACGGAAGCCGTGAAGCAGATGCTCTGCGCAGAGGTAGGAAAATACGGCGGCGAATTTGTGGATGAGTTTGACGTAATCGCCTATACGCTGGCGACGGAAGCCGGACTGTATCTGGTGACAGATTTCGACGACGCCACACCGTTTGAGACCGGCATGGACTGGATGATCGACTGGACGAAGGAAGAATTCCTTGGCAGAGACGCAGTTCTGGCGGCAAAGGACCAGCCGATGAAAAAGAAACTGGTCGGCATCACGGTGGATGATCCAAACGTAAAGGTTCACGGAGGACCTTACGGAGCAGTGGTGTCCAAAAACGGAAAGGAAATTGGACGCGTTACTAAATTTACCTACGGCTTTACCGTCGGAAAATGGGTCGGCATGGCTCTGATCAATGCGGGCAGCGCAGAAACAGGAGAGCATGTGACTCTGGACTGGGATGTAGATGCAGTTGTGACGGAACGGAAATTTATCTGA
- a CDS encoding carbohydrate ABC transporter permease, whose translation MDNKHLSRKKPKEGMVQGKSVSGTIVDIVIIAMLCLVVLICIVPMWHVLMSSIYSDPQQLISNEGITWWFGDSVNLEAYRILFQETGGSFADGNVLRGMFNTILYMVVNVVFGLVLNVIAGYCLSRKTKLQNFMKLFCMLSLVFSAGTIPTYIVLRNLGLTGTVWSLVVPSCTNGMFMVLAMNAFLSVPEETVESAKIDGAGHLTTMFKVMLPQARGLIVVIMINTAILHWNSWFQASIYVPNSKELWPMQLWIREIVETSNQNYMMVSGGELQLVKYLVQFAAIVVSTVPILFAFPFFYRVLEKNTVAGAVKG comes from the coding sequence ATGGATAATAAACATTTATCAAGAAAGAAGCCGAAGGAGGGAATGGTGCAGGGAAAAAGCGTAAGCGGGACGATTGTGGATATCGTCATTATCGCGATGCTGTGCCTGGTAGTCCTGATATGCATCGTGCCGATGTGGCACGTGCTGATGAGCTCCATCTACAGCGACCCGCAGCAGTTGATTTCCAACGAGGGAATTACGTGGTGGTTCGGAGATTCTGTGAATCTGGAGGCGTACCGGATTCTCTTCCAGGAAACGGGCGGAAGCTTTGCGGACGGAAATGTGCTGCGCGGAATGTTTAACACCATTCTTTACATGGTGGTCAACGTCGTGTTCGGTCTGGTCTTAAACGTAATCGCAGGGTACTGCCTGAGCAGGAAGACGAAGCTGCAGAACTTTATGAAGCTGTTCTGTATGCTTTCCCTGGTATTTTCCGCCGGGACGATTCCCACTTATATCGTGCTGCGAAACCTCGGTCTGACCGGCACGGTCTGGTCGCTGGTGGTTCCGTCCTGCACGAACGGTATGTTTATGGTGCTGGCGATGAACGCGTTTCTGTCGGTGCCGGAGGAAACGGTCGAGTCGGCGAAAATTGACGGGGCTGGTCATCTGACCACCATGTTTAAGGTCATGCTTCCGCAGGCGCGGGGACTGATCGTGGTAATCATGATCAATACGGCGATTCTCCACTGGAATTCCTGGTTCCAGGCGTCGATTTACGTGCCGAACAGCAAGGAACTCTGGCCGATGCAGCTCTGGATACGTGAAATCGTGGAGACGAGCAACCAGAATTATATGATGGTATCCGGCGGCGAGCTGCAGCTCGTGAAATATCTCGTGCAGTTTGCGGCAATCGTCGTATCGACGGTTCCGATTCTCTTCGCATTCCCGTTCTTCTACCGGGTGCTGGAGAAAAATACAGTTGCCGGAGCCGTAAAAGGATAA
- a CDS encoding ABC transporter permease, with amino-acid sequence MSKVIAKKGARSPGINKKTWKEDLRKNWIVYVMFLLPFTFLFVFNYMPMAWLAMAFEDFSFRKGILGSDWVGFANFARLFSLDQFWLAFRNTVCMALINLVFGFFFPLVLALLLSEVRVKWFRRGVQTISFLPYFISTVVVCMMFKLFLDKDGIITELLVAIFHITPQNLLTNGDIPVFWLINAFIEVWQKTGYSSIMFVAVLSNIDNSIMEAAAIDGANRWDRLVKIKLPAIMPFVLTMLTLNVGLIFMQGFDKILLLYNSDIYSVADCMQTFTYRYSFTGAKPDYALSTAAGLFQSVIATVLMLISNYMQAGLQKKNAA; translated from the coding sequence ATGAGTAAAGTGATTGCAAAAAAAGGAGCCCGGTCACCGGGAATCAATAAAAAGACATGGAAAGAGGACCTGAGAAAAAACTGGATCGTATACGTCATGTTCCTTCTGCCCTTTACCTTCCTGTTCGTTTTTAACTATATGCCTATGGCATGGCTTGCGATGGCATTTGAGGACTTCAGCTTCCGGAAGGGAATTCTGGGAAGCGACTGGGTAGGATTTGCGAATTTTGCCCGTCTGTTTTCGCTGGACCAGTTCTGGCTGGCATTCCGGAACACCGTGTGTATGGCGCTGATTAATCTGGTATTCGGCTTTTTCTTCCCGCTGGTGCTGGCGCTGCTGCTGTCAGAGGTGCGGGTGAAATGGTTCAGACGAGGCGTCCAGACGATTTCCTTTCTGCCGTATTTCATTTCCACCGTCGTTGTGTGTATGATGTTTAAGCTGTTCCTGGATAAGGACGGCATCATCACGGAGCTGCTGGTGGCGATTTTCCACATAACGCCGCAGAATCTTCTGACAAACGGAGATATCCCGGTGTTCTGGCTGATAAATGCCTTTATTGAAGTGTGGCAGAAAACGGGTTACAGCTCGATTATGTTTGTCGCGGTGCTTTCCAACATCGACAATTCCATTATGGAAGCGGCGGCGATTGACGGGGCAAACCGCTGGGACCGGCTGGTGAAAATCAAGCTGCCCGCTATCATGCCCTTCGTGCTGACCATGCTTACCCTGAACGTCGGACTGATTTTCATGCAGGGCTTTGACAAAATCCTTCTGCTGTATAATTCCGATATCTACAGCGTTGCCGACTGTATGCAGACCTTTACCTACCGGTATTCCTTTACCGGAGCGAAGCCGGACTACGCGCTGTCGACAGCAGCCGGTCTGTTCCAGTCTGTGATTGCCACGGTGCTGATGCTGATTTCGAATTATATGCAGGCAGGACTGCAGAAGAAGAACGCCGCATAG